One genomic window of Verrucomicrobiota bacterium includes the following:
- a CDS encoding DUF1501 domain-containing protein has translation MTPPTHLSRRRFLGQASCAAVTATPILSTLLNLRMTHGALAAPTDPNDYKALVCFFFGGGNDSFNMLVPRGNTEYAEYALTRSNQALAQNTLLPLNGTHQGKALGVHPGMPEVQSLYNAGSLAFVSNVGTLVEPVTLSSFTNNLAQLPAGLFSHSDQIMHWQTSVPDAPSSTGWGGRVADLLAACNSNTQISMNISLAGTNTFQSGNQSVSYEVEPTGNGSIALAPYAEGEDPTLAALGQTAIHSMMDAQYSNLFQETFAQKNRNALDASAAFSSAIAAQTVNTVFSPNRISQSFQMIAKTIAARNLLGMRRQTFFVMFGGFDHHDELLNNQAAMLPVISQAMSEFDTAMRELNVHNQVTTFTASDFARTLTSNGKGTDHAWGSNQMVMGGAVQGGQIYGSYPSLALGSDLDTGRGRLIPTLSTDEYFAELAQWFGVSQSDLPQVFPNLTRFYTPGAAPPVGFLL, from the coding sequence ATGACCCCCCCGACCCACCTTTCTCGCCGCCGCTTTCTCGGCCAAGCCTCCTGCGCTGCCGTCACGGCCACGCCCATCCTCTCGACCCTACTCAATCTGCGAATGACCCACGGCGCCCTGGCCGCGCCCACCGACCCGAATGACTACAAGGCCCTCGTCTGCTTTTTCTTTGGCGGAGGCAATGACTCGTTCAACATGCTCGTGCCCAGAGGAAACACCGAGTATGCCGAATACGCCCTGACCAGAAGCAACCAAGCGCTGGCGCAAAACACCCTCCTCCCGCTCAACGGCACCCACCAGGGCAAGGCCCTCGGCGTTCATCCCGGCATGCCGGAAGTGCAATCTCTCTACAACGCGGGCAGCTTGGCCTTTGTCTCCAATGTCGGCACCCTCGTCGAACCCGTCACCCTGAGCAGCTTCACCAACAACCTCGCCCAACTCCCGGCCGGGCTCTTCTCCCATTCCGACCAGATCATGCACTGGCAGACCAGCGTCCCGGATGCGCCCTCCTCGACTGGCTGGGGCGGGCGGGTGGCCGACCTCCTGGCGGCCTGCAATAGCAACACCCAGATTTCCATGAACATCTCCCTCGCGGGAACCAACACCTTCCAGTCCGGCAACCAAAGCGTCAGCTACGAAGTGGAACCCACCGGCAACGGCTCCATCGCCCTCGCACCCTACGCTGAAGGAGAAGATCCCACCTTGGCCGCCCTCGGCCAGACCGCCATTCACTCCATGATGGACGCGCAATACTCCAACCTCTTCCAGGAGACCTTCGCCCAGAAAAACCGCAATGCCCTGGACGCCTCCGCCGCCTTCTCGAGCGCCATCGCGGCCCAAACCGTCAACACCGTCTTCTCGCCGAACCGTATTTCCCAATCCTTTCAAATGATCGCCAAAACCATCGCCGCGCGGAATCTCCTCGGCATGCGGCGACAGACCTTCTTTGTCATGTTCGGGGGCTTTGATCACCACGACGAACTCCTCAACAACCAAGCCGCCATGCTGCCCGTCATCAGCCAAGCCATGAGCGAATTCGACACCGCCATGCGGGAGCTGAACGTGCACAACCAAGTGACCACCTTCACCGCCTCCGACTTCGCCCGCACCCTGACCTCCAACGGCAAAGGCACCGACCACGCCTGGGGCAGCAACCAAATGGTCATGGGAGGTGCCGTCCAAGGAGGGCAGATCTACGGCAGCTACCCCAGCCTCGCCCTCGGCAGCGACCTCGACACCGGGCGCGGGCGCTTGATCCCCACGCTCTCGACCGATGAATACTTCGCCGAACTCGCGCAGTGGTTCGGCGTCTCCCAGAGCGACCTCCCCCAAGTCTTCCCCAATCTGACCCGTTTCTACACCCCGGGGGCCGCCCCGCCCGTGGGGTTCCTGCTGTGA
- a CDS encoding DUF1800 family protein: protein MRILVSFLLLSPLAKGQSSRGGLDLNGDGMSDLWALHYQATALVAGADTDGDGWSNRAESIAGTNPFLASDRLVLQVDEQDLSSVQVRWPSVAGKTYEVFSSSDLKTWTRVGGTHSGTGAPLSVPLGKVDQAFHYRVSVSDVDQDRDGLTAYEESLLGHSDANLNSSLSNTGNDLAQAARLLSSSGSFQLGNRTLSGSLPTMAESSRFLQQATLGSTYATIQGVAATGIPTWLEAQFLVPATSHVARNNALRLTFRDEETNELLSESDYIWAWWDAALNGQDALRQRVAFALSEILVIGQTTDVLEDIYWGIATYYDILVDNAFGNYRDLLYQVATNPAMGHYLSHVKNRPTDLGNNLFPDENFAREIMQLFSIGLFELNQDGTRKQDTQGNDIPTYDNQDITQFAKVFTGLTYNPQNPNNGTPWFGEPDQGPVLSVEDYLGADHAWMGIEMAQYEPMHETGVKQLLNGVTTNGTLREDLDAAIDNLFYHPNTGPFLARLLIQRLVTSNPSPGYIYRVAAAFGDNGQGVRGDMKAVLRAIFLDPEARSQASLANPQFGKLREPLLRHTHLARAFRYRSASGPLRMGGEDGRLAYGQQAMLAPSVFNFYLPDHQPLGAIKNAGLVAPEFQITTATTTIKTLNFFASALPFDYLITNLEEEVVSDFSAEEQLIEDEDIPGLLDRLDVLLTRGQMTSNTRAAIETALNAALAAEAGPGEIARFAVSLVASSPDFAVLQ from the coding sequence ATGAGAATTCTTGTTTCGTTTCTGCTGTTATCGCCCCTCGCCAAGGGGCAATCGTCTCGGGGCGGCCTCGACCTGAATGGCGATGGCATGAGTGATCTTTGGGCCCTGCACTACCAGGCGACCGCTTTGGTGGCTGGCGCGGACACCGATGGCGATGGCTGGAGCAATCGGGCGGAGTCCATCGCGGGGACCAATCCTTTTTTGGCTTCCGATCGGCTGGTTCTGCAAGTGGATGAGCAAGATCTGAGCTCGGTTCAAGTCCGCTGGCCTTCGGTTGCCGGCAAAACTTACGAAGTCTTCTCCAGCAGCGATCTGAAAACTTGGACCAGAGTGGGCGGCACCCATTCGGGAACGGGAGCGCCCTTGAGCGTGCCTTTGGGCAAGGTGGACCAGGCTTTTCACTACCGGGTCTCTGTCAGTGATGTCGATCAGGATCGCGATGGCCTGACCGCTTACGAGGAAAGCTTGCTCGGTCACTCCGACGCCAACCTCAACAGCAGTCTTTCCAACACGGGCAACGACTTGGCCCAAGCGGCCCGCCTGCTCTCTTCCTCGGGCAGCTTCCAGCTCGGCAACCGCACCCTTTCCGGCAGCTTGCCCACCATGGCAGAATCTTCGCGCTTCCTGCAACAAGCCACCCTGGGTTCGACCTATGCCACCATCCAAGGCGTGGCCGCGACCGGCATCCCGACTTGGCTCGAGGCCCAGTTTCTGGTGCCTGCCACCTCCCATGTGGCCCGGAACAACGCCTTGCGCCTGACTTTTCGGGACGAGGAGACCAATGAGCTGCTCAGCGAGTCGGACTACATCTGGGCTTGGTGGGATGCGGCGCTCAATGGACAGGACGCCCTTCGGCAACGGGTGGCTTTTGCCTTGTCCGAGATTCTGGTGATCGGTCAAACCACAGACGTGCTGGAAGACATCTATTGGGGCATTGCGACCTATTACGACATCCTGGTGGACAATGCCTTCGGCAACTACCGCGACCTTCTCTACCAAGTCGCCACCAACCCCGCTATGGGGCATTACCTCTCGCATGTCAAAAACCGGCCCACTGACCTCGGCAACAATCTCTTCCCCGACGAAAACTTCGCCCGCGAGATCATGCAACTCTTCTCGATCGGGCTCTTCGAGCTGAACCAAGATGGCACTCGCAAACAGGACACCCAAGGCAACGACATCCCTACCTACGATAATCAAGACATCACCCAATTTGCCAAAGTCTTCACCGGATTGACCTACAACCCGCAGAACCCCAACAATGGCACGCCCTGGTTTGGCGAGCCAGACCAAGGCCCCGTCCTCAGCGTGGAAGACTACCTCGGTGCGGACCATGCCTGGATGGGAATCGAGATGGCTCAGTATGAGCCGATGCATGAGACGGGGGTCAAGCAGCTCCTGAACGGTGTTACCACCAACGGCACGCTCCGAGAAGACCTCGATGCCGCGATCGACAATCTTTTCTACCATCCCAATACCGGTCCCTTCCTCGCCCGCTTGCTCATCCAGCGGCTCGTGACCTCCAATCCGTCTCCGGGCTACATCTATCGTGTAGCCGCCGCTTTCGGAGACAATGGCCAGGGAGTGCGCGGCGACATGAAGGCCGTCCTTCGTGCCATCTTCCTCGATCCCGAAGCCCGTAGCCAGGCCAGCTTGGCCAATCCCCAATTCGGCAAACTGCGCGAACCCCTGCTCCGCCACACCCACCTGGCGCGGGCCTTTCGCTACCGCAGCGCTTCCGGCCCCCTTCGCATGGGGGGAGAGGATGGTCGCCTTGCCTATGGGCAACAGGCCATGTTGGCACCCTCCGTTTTCAATTTTTATCTGCCCGATCACCAGCCCCTGGGCGCCATCAAAAACGCTGGCTTGGTAGCCCCGGAATTCCAAATCACGACCGCCACCACTACCATCAAGACGCTCAACTTTTTTGCGAGTGCTCTGCCCTTTGATTACCTCATCACGAATCTGGAAGAAGAAGTGGTGAGCGATTTCTCGGCCGAAGAGCAGCTCATCGAAGACGAGGACATCCCTGGCCTGCTCGATCGACTCGATGTGCTCTTGACCCGCGGGCAGATGACCAGCAACACGCGCGCTGCCATCGAGACCGCCCTCAACGCAGCCCTGGCCGCCGAGGCGGGCCCGGGGGAAATCGCCCGTTTTGCCGTCTCCCTCGTGGCCTCCTCTCCCGACTTTGCCGTTCTCCAATAA
- a CDS encoding RNA polymerase sigma factor, whose translation MVTDRDLIERYLREGDAEAARSLLRPHETGLFGYLWTMLRHQQDSEDALQETFRKALQALPSYQERKHFKSWLFRIGHHTALDLLRRRQKIVAWESPDWEALPTEEPAPSELLSHKERLAELQAALDRLPEAEREVVGLRLHAELSFKEIAETLGAPLGTVLSRMHKAKERLRSQLTPA comes from the coding sequence ATGGTGACGGACCGAGACTTGATCGAACGCTACCTCCGCGAGGGGGATGCCGAGGCGGCCAGGTCCTTGCTCCGCCCTCACGAGACCGGTCTCTTCGGCTACCTTTGGACCATGCTGCGACACCAACAAGACAGTGAAGACGCCCTCCAGGAAACCTTCCGCAAGGCGCTCCAAGCCCTGCCCAGCTATCAAGAGCGCAAGCACTTCAAAAGCTGGCTCTTCCGCATCGGGCACCACACCGCGCTCGACCTCCTCCGCCGACGCCAGAAAATCGTCGCTTGGGAAAGTCCCGACTGGGAAGCCCTCCCCACGGAGGAGCCAGCTCCCAGCGAGCTACTCTCCCACAAGGAACGCCTGGCGGAGCTCCAAGCGGCCCTTGACCGACTCCCCGAGGCCGAGCGCGAAGTAGTCGGCCTCCGTCTTCATGCCGAGCTCAGCTTCAAGGAAATCGCCGAAACCCTCGGCGCTCCGTTGGGGACGGTTCTCTCTCGCATGCACAAGGCGAAAGAGCGCCTGCGCAGCCAACTGACACCTGCCTGA
- a CDS encoding ATP-binding protein gives MIRRLTFENFCSFRDSGELVLTASAKTPVDNSFVKSRCGDQMTVLGGVFGPNASGKTNLLKVASFLHFFLRHSYHALESDAPVPVDSFLDGNGRPVRLSVEFEGCGRVYRYEVSLTPTSVKEERLTLRSDKTKAFRTLLLRTEGKRLPRLSQESDFTDLDALRSLLRDRPNASMVAVGLVTGRREFEQVLSSLGRVETNVDRLGKAEMLQGSRGLEIIDCARFFQENPHFQADLEDRLKRADLGISGFSIREREVIDSKSERTRTLPIPYVVHLSGEHKFELPLIHESAGTKRLFVLLAAFLPVLTEGGVAFIDEMESDLHPHLIPLLLDLFVDKGTNPKRAQLIFTCHHVEILNQLAKEQIVLVQKDAENVSRVQRLADIKGVRREDNFFAHYNAGRYEAVPEPQLF, from the coding sequence ATGATCCGCCGCCTCACTTTCGAGAATTTCTGTTCCTTTCGGGATTCGGGAGAGCTGGTGTTGACGGCCAGCGCCAAGACTCCGGTGGATAATTCGTTTGTGAAATCCCGTTGTGGAGATCAGATGACGGTGCTGGGAGGGGTCTTCGGGCCGAACGCTTCCGGGAAAACGAATTTGCTAAAAGTGGCTTCGTTTCTCCATTTCTTCCTGCGGCATTCTTATCACGCCTTGGAGTCGGATGCTCCTGTCCCCGTGGATTCCTTTCTGGATGGCAATGGGCGACCGGTCCGCCTCTCGGTTGAATTCGAAGGCTGCGGGCGCGTTTACCGGTATGAGGTGTCCTTAACACCCACCTCGGTGAAGGAGGAGCGTCTGACGCTGCGTTCAGACAAAACCAAGGCGTTTCGCACCCTTCTGCTGCGAACGGAGGGCAAGCGGTTGCCACGCCTCAGCCAAGAAAGCGATTTTACCGATTTGGATGCACTTCGATCCCTGCTTCGCGACCGTCCTAACGCCTCCATGGTAGCGGTGGGGCTGGTGACAGGCAGGCGAGAGTTTGAACAAGTGCTGTCTTCCCTAGGTCGCGTCGAAACCAATGTGGATCGGCTGGGAAAAGCGGAGATGCTCCAAGGAAGTCGTGGCCTTGAGATCATTGACTGCGCCCGTTTTTTTCAAGAGAACCCACACTTCCAGGCGGATTTGGAGGATCGGCTCAAGCGGGCGGATTTGGGAATCTCAGGCTTTTCCATCAGGGAGAGGGAAGTCATTGATAGCAAATCGGAGCGCACCCGCACATTACCTATCCCCTATGTGGTCCATCTCTCTGGAGAGCATAAGTTTGAGCTGCCACTGATCCACGAGTCGGCGGGGACGAAGCGTTTGTTTGTGCTGTTGGCTGCCTTTTTGCCTGTTTTGACGGAGGGAGGGGTGGCGTTTATTGATGAAATGGAGTCGGATCTACACCCCCATTTGATTCCGCTGCTCCTGGATCTTTTCGTGGACAAAGGAACGAATCCCAAAAGGGCTCAGCTTATTTTCACTTGTCATCATGTGGAGATTCTAAACCAACTGGCCAAGGAGCAGATTGTCCTCGTGCAGAAGGATGCGGAGAATGTCAGCCGGGTCCAGCGCTTGGCCGACATCAAAGGGGTGCGTCGGGAGGATAACTTTTTTGCTCACTACAATGCGGGCCGCTATGAGGCGGTTCCTGAGCCGCAGCTCTTCTGA
- a CDS encoding HNH endonuclease: MANWTRDELLAALNLYHRTPFGRQHQNYSPVIALAERIGRTPSALAMKLNNFTSLDPLEQARGIKGLSGASKADRAIWTEFTNRMSDLADESEAALERFGIVADAPLGTPPSGPSEASAVVRIRRHQRFFRQTVLTSYEQRCCVTGNPIPDLLIASHIVRWADDEEHRVNPRNGLCLAATIDSAFERGLIALDDNYRILTSPRIREFLPNEELERTFVGYEGMEIRLPPKNLPDSKLLAAHRKRHDFA; encoded by the coding sequence GTGGCAAATTGGACGCGCGATGAGTTGCTAGCCGCATTGAACTTGTATCACCGCACGCCCTTTGGACGTCAGCATCAGAACTATTCACCTGTAATTGCCTTAGCCGAGCGCATCGGACGAACGCCAAGTGCGCTCGCGATGAAGCTAAACAACTTCACTTCGCTGGACCCGCTGGAGCAAGCAAGAGGAATCAAAGGTTTATCGGGTGCGAGCAAGGCAGATCGAGCGATCTGGACGGAGTTCACAAATCGAATGAGTGACCTTGCTGATGAATCGGAGGCTGCCTTGGAGCGGTTTGGAATTGTTGCTGATGCTCCATTGGGAACTCCACCATCCGGGCCAAGTGAGGCTTCTGCGGTAGTGCGGATTCGTCGCCATCAGCGGTTTTTCCGTCAGACAGTCCTCACGTCCTATGAACAGCGATGCTGTGTGACCGGGAATCCGATTCCTGATCTTTTGATCGCAAGCCATATCGTTCGTTGGGCCGATGACGAAGAGCATCGGGTGAATCCAAGAAACGGACTCTGTCTGGCAGCGACTATAGACAGCGCCTTTGAGCGAGGTCTAATCGCGCTGGATGACAACTACCGCATTTTGACGAGTCCCCGTATTCGAGAGTTCCTGCCAAACGAAGAACTCGAACGGACATTCGTCGGGTATGAAGGGATGGAAATTCGACTTCCCCCGAAAAACCTACCCGACTCAAAACTGCTAGCAGCGCATCGCAAGAGACATGACTTCGCATAG